In the genome of Nocardiopsis composta, one region contains:
- a CDS encoding UDP-N-acetylmuramoyl-tripeptide--D-alanyl-D-alanine ligase codes for MIALTLDRIAEITRTRMSGSARPTDVVAGPVVVDSRGAGPGSLFVALRGERVDGHDFAAAAVEAGAAAVLGSRPVDAPALLVDGGDDEVVAALGRLAREVAERISAAGADIVGITGSSGKTTTKDLLAQVLDRLGPTVAPAGSFNNEIGHPLTVLRADERTRFVVLEVAARGIGHIAHLCRIAPPRIGVVLNVGSAHMGEFGGKEAIAQAKGELVEALPDAERGGVAVLNADDPAVAAMAGRTRARVVTFGTGPGADVRAAGVRLDAAGRAEFTLAVGGETASVRLAVVGEHQVHNALAVAAVAAEFGMGARDIAAALAEAGPVSRWRMEVTELADGTTVVNDAYNANPESMAAALRTLGSIAEGRRAFAVLGHMAELGERSREEHERIGRLAAEAGVDGLIVVGEEAAPIAEGAAGVEGRRGETIAVPDAAAAVAALTERLRPKDVVLVKGSRVAGLEQVAEGLSAAGPLAEQGEAQ; via the coding sequence TTGATCGCGCTGACGCTCGATCGGATCGCTGAGATCACCCGAACACGGATGAGCGGATCCGCGCGCCCGACCGACGTCGTGGCCGGGCCGGTCGTCGTCGACTCCCGGGGCGCCGGCCCCGGTTCGCTCTTCGTCGCGCTGCGCGGCGAGCGGGTCGACGGCCATGACTTCGCCGCCGCCGCCGTCGAGGCGGGGGCCGCAGCCGTCCTGGGGTCGCGCCCGGTCGACGCGCCCGCGCTGCTGGTCGACGGCGGCGACGATGAGGTCGTGGCCGCACTCGGCCGCCTCGCGCGCGAGGTCGCCGAGCGCATCTCGGCGGCCGGCGCCGACATCGTCGGCATCACCGGTTCGTCCGGCAAGACCACCACCAAGGACCTGCTCGCCCAGGTGCTGGACCGGCTCGGCCCCACGGTCGCCCCCGCCGGCTCGTTCAACAACGAGATCGGCCACCCGCTGACCGTGCTCCGCGCCGACGAGCGGACCCGCTTCGTGGTGCTGGAGGTCGCCGCGCGCGGCATCGGCCACATCGCGCACCTGTGCCGCATCGCACCTCCGCGGATCGGGGTGGTGCTCAACGTGGGCAGCGCGCACATGGGCGAGTTCGGCGGCAAGGAGGCCATCGCCCAGGCCAAGGGCGAGCTGGTCGAGGCGCTGCCGGACGCGGAGCGGGGCGGCGTCGCGGTGCTCAACGCCGACGACCCCGCGGTGGCCGCGATGGCCGGCCGCACCCGCGCCAGGGTGGTCACCTTCGGCACCGGCCCCGGCGCCGACGTGCGCGCCGCGGGCGTCCGGCTGGACGCCGCCGGCCGGGCCGAGTTCACCCTCGCCGTCGGCGGGGAGACCGCCTCGGTCCGCCTCGCCGTGGTCGGCGAGCACCAGGTGCACAACGCGCTCGCGGTCGCCGCGGTCGCCGCCGAGTTCGGTATGGGCGCCCGGGACATCGCCGCCGCGCTGGCCGAGGCCGGCCCGGTGAGCCGGTGGCGGATGGAGGTCACCGAGCTGGCCGACGGGACCACCGTGGTCAACGACGCCTACAACGCCAACCCCGAGTCCATGGCGGCGGCGCTGCGCACCCTCGGCTCGATCGCCGAGGGCCGGCGGGCCTTCGCGGTGCTCGGCCACATGGCGGAGCTGGGCGAGCGCTCGCGCGAGGAGCACGAGCGGATCGGCCGGCTGGCCGCCGAGGCCGGCGTCGACGGGCTGATCGTGGTCGGAGAGGAGGCCGCCCCCATCGCCGAGGGGGCGGCGGGTGTCGAAGGCCGGCGCGGGGAGACCATCGCGGTCCCCGACGCCGCTGCGGCCGTGGCCGCGCTCACCGAGCGCCTGCGGCCCAAGGACGTCGTCTTGGTGAAGGGATCGCGCGTGGCCGGGCTGGAGCAGGTCGCCGAAGGGCTCTCCGCAGCGGGGCCGCTCGCGGAGCAGGGGGAAGCCCAGTGA
- the mraY gene encoding phospho-N-acetylmuramoyl-pentapeptide-transferase: MPSLIRILYKFKFGQEIRDDGPEGHKTKQGTPTMGGIVIILGAVLGYFGSHLAMMSRPTVSGLLVIFLFVGMGCVGFLDDFIKIYKRRSLGLRSGAKMLGQTIVGVGFAVGVTMFPNGYGYTPASPQLSFLRDFGPPLMLGVFVLWALFLIVGFSNAVNLTDGLDGLATGATILTLVSYVIIGNWQLRQSCSEALLSPNCYPVRDPLDLAVVAAAALGGCIGFLWYNAPPAKIFMGDTGSLALGGLIVGLAITTRTQLLLLIIGGLFVLITASVMLQVSSFRLTGKRIFRMAPLQHHFELKGWAETTIVIRFWIIQGLLVGIGIGLFYLEWVPR, translated from the coding sequence ATGCCGAGCCTGATCCGGATCCTCTACAAGTTCAAGTTCGGCCAGGAGATCCGGGACGACGGCCCCGAGGGGCACAAGACCAAGCAGGGCACGCCCACCATGGGCGGCATCGTCATCATCCTCGGCGCGGTGCTCGGCTACTTCGGCTCGCACCTGGCGATGATGTCCCGGCCGACCGTCTCCGGCCTGCTGGTGATCTTCCTGTTCGTCGGGATGGGCTGCGTCGGCTTCCTCGACGACTTCATCAAGATCTACAAGCGCCGCAGCCTGGGCCTGCGCTCGGGCGCGAAGATGCTCGGCCAGACCATCGTGGGCGTCGGCTTCGCCGTCGGCGTGACGATGTTCCCCAACGGCTACGGCTACACGCCGGCCTCCCCGCAGCTGTCCTTCCTGCGCGACTTCGGCCCGCCGCTGATGCTGGGCGTCTTCGTGCTCTGGGCGCTCTTCCTGATCGTCGGGTTCTCCAACGCGGTGAACCTCACCGACGGCCTGGACGGCCTGGCCACCGGCGCGACCATCCTGACCCTGGTCTCCTACGTCATCATCGGCAACTGGCAGCTGCGGCAGAGCTGCAGCGAGGCGCTGCTCTCCCCGAACTGCTATCCGGTGCGCGACCCGCTGGACCTGGCCGTGGTCGCCGCCGCGGCGCTGGGCGGCTGCATCGGCTTCCTCTGGTACAACGCCCCGCCCGCCAAGATCTTCATGGGCGACACCGGTTCGCTGGCGCTGGGCGGCCTCATCGTGGGCCTGGCCATCACCACCCGCACCCAGCTGCTGCTGCTCATCATCGGCGGCCTGTTCGTGCTCATCACCGCCTCGGTGATGCTGCAGGTCAGCTCGTTCCGGCTGACCGGGAAACGGATCTTCCGGATGGCGCCGCTCCAGCACCACTTCGAATTGAAGGGCTGGGCGGAGACCACCATCGTGATCCGCTTCTGGATCATCCAGGGGCTGCTGGTCGGCATCGGCATCGGCCTGTTCTACCTGGAATGGGTGCCGCGCTAG
- the murD gene encoding UDP-N-acetylmuramoyl-L-alanine--D-glutamate ligase encodes MTEKNTAGPAEGGVPAGSSGTAVPAGGHVCVAGVGVSGPPVVRALLARGLRVTVVNSTDDERARAAAEGLRAAGAEVVLGSDELPEGVRLVVTSPGWRPDAPLLAAAARAGVEVIGDVELAWRLKPADQVWLAVTGTNGKTTTVRMLEAMLRADGRDALAVGNVGTPIVDAVLPDASGAVPEVLAVELSSFQLHWSESLRPHAAAVLNVAPDHLDWHGGFDAYAEAKGKVYAPGTIRVANTADEVSVRLAAAGDTAAPLVGFGLGTPRPGELGVVEDLLVDRAFVADQRSTAEELASLSDVRPAAPHQVANALAAAALARAAGAAPGAVRAGLAAFGPEPHRIAPVAEVGGVLYVDDSKATNTHAAAASLSAYDPVVWIAGGLLKGAEVDDLVRAAAPRLRAAVLLGRDRDRLRKALDEHAPDVAVVEVASTGAEAMTEVVAAAARLAEPGDTVLLAPSAASMDMFPDYNVRGERFAEAVLALPR; translated from the coding sequence ATGACTGAGAAGAACACCGCAGGCCCCGCCGAGGGCGGCGTCCCGGCCGGAAGCAGCGGAACAGCGGTCCCGGCCGGCGGGCACGTGTGCGTCGCGGGGGTCGGGGTCTCCGGCCCGCCGGTGGTCCGCGCGCTGCTCGCCCGCGGCCTCCGGGTCACCGTCGTGAACAGCACCGACGACGAGCGGGCCCGGGCGGCCGCCGAAGGGCTGCGCGCCGCCGGCGCCGAGGTCGTGCTCGGCTCCGACGAGCTGCCCGAGGGCGTCCGGCTGGTCGTCACCTCCCCCGGGTGGCGCCCGGACGCCCCGCTGCTCGCCGCGGCGGCGCGGGCCGGCGTCGAGGTCATCGGCGACGTGGAGCTGGCCTGGCGGCTCAAGCCCGCCGACCAGGTATGGCTCGCGGTCACCGGCACCAACGGCAAGACGACCACGGTGCGGATGCTGGAGGCGATGCTGCGCGCCGACGGCCGCGACGCGCTCGCGGTGGGCAACGTCGGCACCCCGATCGTCGACGCGGTGCTGCCGGACGCCTCCGGCGCGGTCCCCGAGGTGCTGGCCGTGGAGCTGTCCAGCTTCCAGCTGCACTGGTCGGAGTCGCTGCGCCCGCACGCCGCCGCGGTGCTCAACGTCGCCCCGGACCACCTGGACTGGCACGGCGGGTTCGACGCCTACGCCGAGGCCAAGGGCAAGGTGTACGCCCCGGGCACGATCCGGGTGGCCAACACCGCCGACGAGGTGTCGGTGCGGCTCGCCGCCGCCGGCGACACCGCGGCCCCGCTGGTCGGCTTCGGCCTGGGCACGCCGCGCCCCGGCGAACTCGGCGTGGTGGAGGACCTGCTGGTCGACCGGGCCTTCGTCGCCGACCAGCGGAGCACCGCCGAGGAACTGGCGTCGCTGTCCGACGTCCGCCCGGCCGCCCCGCACCAGGTCGCCAACGCGCTGGCCGCGGCCGCGCTGGCCCGCGCCGCGGGCGCCGCCCCCGGCGCGGTCCGCGCAGGCCTGGCGGCCTTCGGCCCCGAACCGCACCGCATCGCGCCGGTCGCCGAGGTCGGCGGGGTGCTCTACGTCGACGACTCCAAGGCGACCAACACGCACGCCGCCGCCGCGTCGCTGTCCGCCTACGACCCGGTGGTGTGGATCGCCGGCGGCCTGCTCAAGGGCGCCGAGGTCGACGACCTGGTCCGGGCGGCGGCGCCGCGGCTGCGCGCCGCGGTCCTCCTCGGCCGCGACCGGGACCGGCTGCGCAAGGCCCTGGACGAGCACGCGCCGGACGTCGCCGTGGTGGAGGTCGCCTCCACCGGGGCCGAGGCGATGACCGAGGTGGTGGCCGCCGCCGCCCGCCTGGCCGAGCCGGGCGACACCGTGCTCCTCGCCCCCTCCGCCGCCTCCATGGACATGTTCCCCGACTACAACGTCCGCGGGGAGCGGTTCGCCGAGGCCGTGCTGGCCCTCCCGCGCTGA
- the ftsW gene encoding putative lipid II flippase FtsW → MAAVPRGGAPKTLGAARGGPARPATAAEPRGGGGPPGRGAAESRMQRIPQLLDRPLTSYYLLFSSCALLMAFGLTMVLSSSMVDSYTDTGSVYSLFQKQLVAAAIGLPLMLLASHLPLKVFRAIGYPAMLVSVALLVLTVFKGEAYNSGAVRWLEIGGLTVQASEPAKLAFGLWGASVLARKEELKELKEWRQLLFPLLPGCGALVLLVLLGTDLGTSLVLLAIFLALVWVVGAPGKLFVGMFGLVATLVAIMIAVEPFRIARVTSFLNPEADPTGSGFQVLHGLYALGTGGLFGVGIGGSREKWGFLPHPESDFIFAIIGEEFGLVGTLVVVGLFGVLGYAGLRVALRTRDPFARLAATSVTVWIVLQALVNIGTVIGLLPVTGIPLPLVSAGGSSLIPTLFGIGLLLALAKTEPKARRALAARGPGRVQRALSWLGLDAAQGGTRPAGASQAHTSAAGEPRRTKEHAQVQARRNRRR, encoded by the coding sequence ATGGCTGCGGTGCCCCGAGGGGGAGCGCCCAAGACACTCGGGGCGGCCAGGGGCGGACCCGCGCGGCCCGCGACCGCGGCGGAGCCGCGCGGCGGAGGGGGACCGCCCGGCCGCGGTGCGGCCGAGAGCCGGATGCAGCGCATCCCGCAGCTCCTGGACCGGCCGCTGACCTCCTACTACCTGCTCTTCAGCAGCTGCGCGCTGCTCATGGCCTTCGGCCTGACCATGGTGCTCTCCTCCTCCATGGTCGACTCCTACACCGACACCGGCTCGGTCTACAGCCTGTTCCAGAAGCAGCTGGTGGCCGCCGCGATCGGGCTGCCGCTGATGCTGCTCGCCTCGCACCTGCCGCTCAAGGTGTTCCGGGCGATCGGCTACCCGGCGATGCTGGTCTCGGTGGCGCTGCTGGTGCTCACCGTGTTCAAGGGCGAGGCCTACAACTCCGGCGCGGTGCGCTGGCTGGAGATCGGCGGGCTGACCGTCCAGGCATCGGAGCCGGCCAAGCTGGCCTTCGGACTCTGGGGCGCCTCGGTGCTGGCCCGCAAGGAGGAGCTCAAGGAGCTCAAGGAGTGGCGCCAGCTGCTCTTCCCGCTGCTGCCCGGGTGCGGGGCGCTGGTGCTGCTGGTGCTGCTCGGCACCGACCTGGGCACCAGCCTGGTGCTGCTGGCCATCTTCCTGGCCCTGGTCTGGGTGGTCGGGGCCCCGGGCAAGCTGTTCGTCGGCATGTTCGGGCTGGTCGCCACCCTGGTGGCGATCATGATCGCGGTGGAGCCGTTCCGCATCGCCCGGGTGACCTCCTTCCTGAACCCCGAGGCCGACCCGACGGGGTCGGGCTTCCAGGTGCTGCACGGGCTGTACGCGCTGGGCACCGGCGGCCTGTTCGGGGTGGGCATCGGCGGCAGCCGGGAGAAGTGGGGTTTCCTGCCCCACCCGGAGAGCGACTTCATCTTCGCGATCATCGGGGAGGAGTTCGGGCTCGTCGGGACCCTCGTCGTCGTCGGACTGTTCGGCGTCCTCGGATACGCTGGTCTGCGCGTCGCGCTGCGCACCCGCGATCCGTTCGCGCGTCTGGCCGCCACCTCGGTCACCGTCTGGATCGTGCTGCAGGCCCTGGTCAACATCGGTACCGTGATCGGCCTGCTGCCGGTCACCGGCATCCCGCTGCCGCTGGTGTCGGCGGGAGGCTCGTCGCTGATCCCGACGCTGTTCGGGATCGGGCTGCTGCTGGCGCTGGCCAAGACCGAGCCGAAGGCCCGCCGGGCGCTGGCCGCCCGCGGTCCGGGCCGGGTGCAAAGGGCTCTAAGCTGGCTTGGCCTGGACGCCGCGCAGGGCGGGACCCGACCGGCGGGTGCGTCGCAGGCGCACACGTCGGCCGCGGGCGAGCCGCGGCGCACGAAGGAACACGCGCAGGTCCAAGCGAGGAGGAATCGGCGACGATGA
- the murG gene encoding undecaprenyldiphospho-muramoylpentapeptide beta-N-acetylglucosaminyltransferase, which produces MRVALAGGGTAGHIEPALSLADALRRIDPDTQIVCLGTERGLETRLVPMRGYDLGLIPAVPLPRKLTPKLLQVPGKLANAISAAGDRLDEIQADVLVGFGGYVATPGYLAARRRRLPIVVHEANPLPGLANRLGARLTPHVFTGHPHTEIRNGRYVGIPLRRQISTLDRLAMGDKARAHFGLRSDLPTLLIFGGSQGAQAVNEAAFQAQPAFTAAGVQVLHVVGPKNAEEPEDRTVDGVPYVAVPYVDRMDIAYAAADMAMCRSGAMTCAELTAVGLPGCFVPLPIGNGEQRLNAEPVVEAGGGLIVDNAELSAQWIAEHLIPVLTDTDRVVAMSEAAASMGRRDADMELAREVMAIARGERQSEMPAVPDSDDEDGAYLDDGKDAR; this is translated from the coding sequence ATGAGGGTAGCCCTCGCCGGAGGCGGCACGGCCGGGCATATCGAGCCCGCGCTCTCCCTGGCAGATGCGCTGCGGCGCATCGACCCCGACACGCAGATCGTCTGCCTGGGGACCGAGCGGGGACTGGAGACCCGCCTGGTGCCCATGCGGGGGTACGATCTCGGGCTGATCCCGGCCGTCCCCCTGCCCCGCAAGCTCACCCCGAAGCTGCTCCAGGTGCCCGGCAAGCTGGCGAACGCGATCAGCGCCGCCGGGGACCGGCTGGACGAGATCCAGGCCGACGTGCTGGTCGGCTTCGGCGGCTACGTCGCGACCCCCGGCTACCTGGCGGCCCGGCGCCGCCGCCTGCCCATCGTGGTGCACGAGGCCAACCCGCTGCCCGGGCTGGCCAACCGGCTCGGCGCGCGGCTCACCCCGCACGTCTTCACCGGCCACCCGCACACCGAGATCCGCAACGGCCGCTACGTCGGCATCCCGCTGCGGCGGCAGATCTCCACGCTGGACCGGCTCGCCATGGGAGACAAGGCGCGCGCGCACTTCGGGCTCCGCTCCGACCTGCCCACCCTGCTGATCTTCGGCGGCTCCCAGGGCGCCCAGGCGGTCAACGAGGCCGCCTTCCAGGCCCAGCCGGCCTTCACCGCCGCCGGTGTGCAGGTGCTGCACGTCGTCGGCCCGAAGAACGCCGAGGAGCCGGAGGACCGCACCGTCGACGGGGTTCCCTACGTCGCGGTGCCCTACGTCGACCGGATGGACATCGCCTACGCCGCCGCCGACATGGCGATGTGCCGCTCCGGCGCGATGACCTGCGCCGAACTCACCGCGGTCGGGCTGCCCGGATGCTTCGTGCCGCTGCCCATCGGCAACGGCGAGCAGCGGCTCAACGCCGAACCGGTGGTCGAGGCCGGCGGCGGCCTGATCGTCGACAACGCCGAGCTGAGCGCGCAGTGGATCGCCGAGCACCTCATCCCGGTGCTCACCGACACCGACCGGGTCGTCGCCATGTCGGAGGCGGCCGCCTCGATGGGCCGCCGCGACGCCGACATGGAGCTCGCCCGCGAGGTCATGGCGATCGCCCGCGGCGAGCGCCAGAGCGAGATGCCTGCCGTCCCGGACTCCGACGACGAGGACGGCGCCTACCTCGACGACGGGAAGGACGCCCGATGA
- the murC gene encoding UDP-N-acetylmuramate--L-alanine ligase, with the protein MSLVPPTEPPAVEKLGRVHFVGMGGVGMSGIARILLQRGTEVSGSDAKDGPVLRELEELGARVHVGHAAEHVGSADTVVVTSAAREDNPELAEARARGLRVLPRAAALGSLLLGRTGVAVAGTHGKTTTTSMLTVVLQHLGVDPGYVIGGKLVTTGLGADAGSDDVIVAEADESDGSFLMLSPQVAVVTNVEADHLDNYGGLEEIQAEFASFTERVGRAVVAGIDDPGARALAETARARGLRVRTYGESPDAEFRVSGITADGFATRFTLTPPGGDPLECALAVPGRHNVLNAAAAIAVADELGHDPEVAVGGLGDFTGAARRFELKGEAAGVAVYDSYAHHPTEIAADLKAARAALDSRAEGAGGGRVVAVFQPHLYSRTRIFAKEFGEALTLADEAVVMEIYGAREDPEPGVTAELITGAVGHERVHPAPSRQQAVVTAAALAGPGDIVLTMGAGDVTELGPLIVGALEAKAAG; encoded by the coding sequence ATGAGCCTGGTCCCCCCCACGGAGCCGCCGGCCGTGGAGAAGCTCGGCCGGGTGCACTTCGTCGGAATGGGCGGCGTGGGCATGTCCGGCATCGCCCGGATCCTGCTGCAGCGCGGCACCGAGGTCTCCGGCAGCGACGCCAAGGACGGCCCGGTCCTGCGCGAGCTGGAAGAGCTCGGCGCGCGGGTGCACGTGGGCCACGCCGCCGAGCACGTCGGCTCCGCCGACACCGTGGTGGTCACATCCGCCGCCCGGGAGGACAACCCCGAGCTGGCCGAGGCCCGCGCCCGCGGGCTGCGGGTGCTGCCCCGCGCCGCGGCGCTGGGCTCGCTGCTGCTCGGCCGGACCGGGGTCGCGGTCGCCGGCACGCACGGCAAGACCACCACCACCTCCATGCTCACCGTGGTCCTGCAGCACCTGGGGGTCGACCCCGGCTACGTCATCGGCGGCAAGCTGGTCACCACCGGCCTGGGCGCCGACGCCGGCTCCGACGACGTGATCGTGGCCGAGGCCGACGAGAGCGACGGCTCCTTCCTGATGCTCTCCCCGCAGGTCGCGGTGGTCACCAACGTCGAGGCCGACCACCTGGACAACTACGGCGGCCTGGAGGAGATCCAGGCCGAGTTCGCCTCCTTCACCGAGCGGGTGGGCCGCGCGGTCGTCGCCGGCATCGACGACCCGGGCGCCCGCGCGCTCGCCGAGACCGCGCGCGCCCGCGGGCTGCGGGTGCGCACCTACGGCGAGTCGCCCGACGCGGAGTTCCGGGTATCCGGCATCACCGCGGACGGGTTCGCCACCCGGTTCACCCTCACCCCGCCCGGCGGCGACCCGCTGGAGTGCGCCCTGGCCGTGCCCGGCCGGCACAACGTGCTGAACGCGGCCGCGGCGATCGCGGTCGCCGACGAGCTCGGCCACGACCCGGAGGTCGCGGTCGGCGGCCTCGGCGACTTCACCGGGGCGGCCCGCCGCTTCGAGCTCAAGGGCGAGGCGGCCGGCGTCGCCGTCTACGACAGCTACGCCCACCACCCCACCGAGATCGCCGCGGACCTGAAGGCGGCCCGCGCCGCCCTGGACTCCCGGGCCGAGGGGGCGGGCGGCGGCCGGGTGGTCGCGGTGTTCCAGCCGCACCTGTACAGCCGCACCCGGATCTTCGCCAAGGAGTTCGGCGAGGCGCTGACCCTCGCCGACGAGGCCGTGGTGATGGAGATCTACGGCGCCCGGGAGGACCCCGAGCCCGGGGTCACCGCGGAGCTGATCACCGGTGCCGTCGGCCACGAGCGGGTGCACCCCGCCCCGAGCCGGCAGCAGGCCGTGGTCACCGCGGCCGCCCTGGCCGGACCGGGCGACATCGTGCTCACCATGGGCGCGGGCGACGTCACCGAGCTGGGCCCGCTGATCGTGGGCGCGCTGGAGGCGAAGGCGGCGGGCTGA
- a CDS encoding cell division protein FtsQ/DivIB, translating to MAGGTAKGTAGGAPPRKADPWKVAFIVLLIVALLAAAGYLLLGSRLLVVREVAVSGLHRLDRDEVVRALAVPTGTPLARVDTEAAAERVAGLRLAESARVERGWPAELRVRVEERTPKLAVGAGGGYRLVDQDGVRISDTEALPEEYPLASVRGEVEGNGGIAAAAGIAEALDGALPVRLVRIDARDPAAITLELAGGAEVSWGDGEAAEHKARVLEALAKEHPPAQGRRYDVSAQDMAVVGTAAPTPRQSPSEEPSEAPAEEPQEQPADLG from the coding sequence GTGGCAGGCGGCACGGCGAAAGGGACCGCGGGCGGAGCGCCGCCCCGTAAGGCGGACCCGTGGAAGGTCGCCTTCATCGTGCTGCTCATCGTGGCCCTCCTCGCGGCCGCCGGGTACCTGCTGCTCGGCTCCCGGCTGCTGGTGGTCCGCGAGGTCGCCGTCTCCGGCCTGCACCGGCTCGACCGGGACGAGGTGGTGCGGGCGCTGGCGGTGCCCACCGGCACCCCGCTGGCCCGGGTGGACACCGAGGCGGCCGCCGAGCGGGTGGCGGGCCTGCGCCTGGCCGAGTCGGCCCGGGTGGAGCGGGGCTGGCCGGCCGAGCTGCGGGTCCGGGTCGAGGAGCGGACGCCCAAGCTGGCCGTCGGGGCCGGCGGCGGCTACCGCCTGGTCGACCAGGACGGGGTACGGATCTCCGACACCGAGGCGCTCCCGGAGGAGTATCCGCTCGCATCGGTCCGGGGCGAGGTGGAGGGCAACGGGGGGATCGCCGCGGCCGCCGGGATCGCCGAGGCGCTGGACGGCGCGCTGCCGGTCCGCCTGGTGCGGATCGACGCCCGGGACCCCGCCGCCATCACCCTGGAGCTGGCCGGCGGCGCCGAGGTCTCCTGGGGCGACGGCGAGGCCGCCGAGCACAAGGCCCGGGTGCTGGAGGCGCTGGCGAAGGAGCACCCGCCGGCCCAGGGGCGGCGCTACGACGTGAGCGCGCAGGACATGGCGGTGGTCGGCACCGCCGCGCCCACCCCGCGGCAGAGCCCTTCGGAGGAGCCGTCGGAGGCGCCGGCGGAGGAGCCGCAGGAGCAGCCGGCGGACCTGGGCTGA
- the ftsZ gene encoding cell division protein FtsZ, whose translation MAAPQNYLAVIKVVGIGGGGVNAVNRMIEEGLKGVEFIAINTDAQALLMSDADVKLDVGRELTRGLGAGADPDVGRKAAEDHREEIEEVLKGADMVFVTAGEGGGTGTGGAPVVANIARSLGALTIGVVTRPFGFEGKRRATQAESGIAMLREEVDTLIVIPNDRLLSISDRQVSVLDAFKAADQVLLSGVQGITDLITTPGLINLDFADVKSVMQGAGSALMGIGSARGDDRAVAAAEMAISSPLLEASIDGAHGVLLSIQGGSDLGLFEINEAAQLVANSAAPEANIIFGAVIDDALGDEVRVTVIAAGFDEPRTEAPRPPAAAVRPPAPVEAPPRAPEPQREQAEPAPAPAPEAARPVQAEPRPEPEAARPAEPAPVHEEPPAPAPAPEAAEPEPLAPAPEPPAPAEPEVREARGAQPAQQPAEEEDEAAQRPRPVHPIGENGYGQGRRTGTDGAFSRASDVPTPRRRVIFDDPDDLDVPDFLK comes from the coding sequence GTGGCAGCACCGCAGAATTACCTCGCGGTCATCAAGGTCGTCGGTATCGGCGGCGGCGGCGTCAACGCCGTGAACAGGATGATCGAAGAGGGACTCAAGGGCGTCGAGTTCATCGCCATCAACACCGACGCTCAGGCGCTGCTCATGAGCGATGCCGACGTCAAACTGGACGTGGGCCGCGAGCTCACCCGAGGGCTGGGCGCCGGGGCCGACCCCGACGTCGGCCGGAAGGCGGCGGAGGACCACCGGGAGGAGATCGAGGAGGTCCTCAAGGGGGCCGACATGGTCTTCGTCACCGCTGGTGAAGGGGGCGGCACCGGCACCGGCGGCGCCCCCGTCGTCGCCAACATCGCACGCTCCCTGGGCGCCCTGACGATCGGTGTCGTGACCCGCCCCTTCGGATTCGAGGGCAAGCGGCGCGCCACCCAGGCCGAATCGGGGATAGCGATGCTCCGCGAGGAGGTGGACACCCTCATCGTGATCCCGAACGACCGGCTGCTGTCCATCTCGGATCGGCAGGTCAGCGTCTTGGACGCGTTCAAGGCCGCCGACCAGGTGCTGCTCTCCGGTGTCCAGGGCATCACCGACCTGATCACCACCCCGGGCCTGATCAACCTGGACTTCGCCGACGTGAAGTCGGTGATGCAGGGAGCGGGGTCGGCCCTGATGGGCATCGGCTCGGCCCGCGGCGACGATCGCGCCGTCGCGGCGGCCGAGATGGCGATCTCCTCGCCGCTGCTGGAGGCCAGCATCGACGGCGCCCACGGCGTGCTGCTGTCCATCCAGGGCGGCTCCGACCTGGGCCTCTTCGAGATCAACGAGGCGGCCCAGCTGGTCGCCAACTCCGCGGCGCCCGAGGCCAACATCATCTTCGGCGCGGTCATCGACGACGCCCTCGGCGACGAGGTGCGGGTGACCGTCATCGCCGCCGGGTTCGACGAGCCGCGGACCGAGGCGCCCAGGCCGCCGGCCGCGGCGGTGCGCCCGCCGGCGCCGGTCGAGGCGCCGCCGCGCGCCCCGGAGCCGCAGCGGGAGCAGGCCGAGCCGGCCCCCGCCCCGGCGCCCGAGGCGGCCCGCCCGGTGCAGGCCGAGCCCCGGCCCGAGCCGGAGGCGGCCCGCCCGGCCGAGCCCGCGCCGGTGCACGAGGAGCCGCCGGCCCCGGCTCCGGCCCCGGAGGCCGCCGAGCCGGAGCCGCTCGCGCCCGCCCCGGAGCCGCCGGCCCCGGCCGAGCCGGAGGTCCGCGAGGCCCGCGGCGCCCAGCCCGCCCAGCAGCCGGCCGAGGAGGAGGACGAGGCCGCGCAGCGGCCCCGCCCGGTCCACCCGATCGGCGAGAACGGCTACGGCCAGGGCCGCCGCACCGGGACCGACGGGGCCTTCTCCCGGGCCTCCGACGTGCCGACCCCGCGGCGCCGGGTCATCTTCGACGACCCCGACGACCTGGACGTGCCGGACTTCCTCAAGTAG